Below is a genomic region from Spirosoma radiotolerans.
CAACTGCGTTTGGCGTAACAGACTCTGCCATCCAGTCGCTACTGGACGGGTTACAACTATATACGGACTTTTGGTCAACGAAAAAGCAATAGAGTCTGCCCGTAAACGGATTATAAATAGTCTGACTACCCTGAAACAGATTATGTGGAGGGTTTTTATGTTGCTTTATAGTGGCCTGCTGTGTCCGGACGGCGTACTGATATAACTTATCGGCAGCAATCACATAAACGGTTTCGGTAATGGGATCAAAAGCAACATTCGCATAGCCTTTTAGGGTGAACTGGTCCGTCTTTTTCCACTCAGTATACAACGATTTAATCCACACTGGATTTTTAAGAGTAGCTAGTTGGCCATCAACTTCATCTCTGGTGGTTATGCCGTTCACTTCCCGTAATGGCCAGAAATGTTCTCGCTGGCCATTCTCTTTCAGTTCAATGTCTTTAATGCTCATGGGGGGCAGGTCCTTCGATTTGAATTGCCCAAACTCATTACTGCCAAAAAACAGCTTAAAACAGCCTGTCTCTTGAAAAGCGATAGTATCTCGGATAACCAGCCTGTTATTGACAAAGACATGGAGCGAGCGCTGGCTTAGATTCCATTTGATGGTAAAGTGATTCCAATGACTAAACAATTGGGCCGAATCAATGCGGATAAACGATTGGGCCAGACGATCACCAATAATCATTTTGAAACTCCTGGACTTCTGATCGTACAAGAGGTCGAGGTTCCGCTTGTCCTCCTGAATAACTCTGAAAACATAGCCGAAGTATGTCTGGTAATTAGGGACAAGTGTAATGTCAAACGAAAGCTCGACATTACCGGTAAGGCATAACGGATGATCAGGGGTAAGAGCTAGGGAGGTGCGTTTATCCTGAATTTGCTCATGTCCCACAAACCGTAATCCATACGTTTGCGCATAGAGGGCGGGCGAGGTTACCAGCCACGCCATTACGCAATAAATGAGTGTGCGTACGAATCGACGGTATATGGATCGATGGATCGACAAGGTTTTTCGGCTGTTCTTATTTATTCTTTAGCGTCTGGAACGGGATAGCTAAGAACGGTAGCTACCTTTCTACTGAACGCGTCGCTATTGGCCTCATTCTGTATGATATTGCCTCTAATTTACCGGCTATTCACTCACTATCAAAATGGCCACTACTGGCTGACAATGACAAAAAAGGCATAAAACATAGTTCATAAATCTATTTACAAAGCTTTTATTAAGCTTATTTTTATCTCCTTTGGCGCTCCTCGTCAAGGTACGTATTGCTTACCAACGATCAATTTGTCGCCTGATAAGTCGGCTTCGAATAAATGGGGAATACGGACAGTACGCCCCTTCTCGCTTTTGTGGCTATGTACGGCCATAAGCAGCTTACCATCGAGCCTGCGAAACAACATACCATGACCAAAATTGGGCGGGCTAATCGGTTCCTGTTCCTGTATCCAGGGGCCATCCAGTGTGCCGCTTTTCGAGTAAGCCACGCCCTGTGTGTAGATGTCGTAAATCCAGCTCGTCCAGAGCATACCCAGTCGGCCGGTTTTAGTCAGAAACAGAAACGGTCCGTCGGTAACTTTATTCGGCCGGTCGTGGCCAGTCGAATCTTTTTCGCGGCTCCAGGGCGAATCGCTGGCCCTGAATAGTAGTTTACCAGGGCCAAGGCTACCGCTCAAATCGGGTTTAAGTTCGATTTTTTCGATAGTGCCGTTATTATTCTGCAACCATTCATAGCAGTACACCATATACGGTTTGCCATCCTTATCGACCCAGAATGTACCATCGAGCGTAGGCTTGGCAGCGGGCAGGTAGGTCGCATCAAGCATAGGAACATAGGGGCCGTCGGGTTTGTCGCTGACAAGGACATGACTAGCCCGGCGTTCGATGACGTTCTTTCCGACGGTATCAATCTTAACCGCCCGATTGGTGAAGGTGGCGAAATAGTAGTATTTGTTATTGAACGAATGCAGTTCAGCGGCCCATATCATTGGCTTAGGTCCCATCCACGAGTTGGGGTCGGTCTGGGCCACCAAGTAGGGTCCCTCCCACAATTTCAGATCAGGGCTTTTCCAGAGCATACCGCCTGTGCCGGTCATGTAGTAGCTGTTTGTTTTTTTGTCAGCCAGAATAAAGGGGTCGCTCAGCCGAATTGAATCCAGGGGTACATTTTTCCTGATTTGGCTCACTCCAATTGGCTGTGCGTTGAGCCTGAACAAAAGGAACAGGCAACCGGTCATTAATAATCCAACACTTCTCATACGTTTTTTCAGGCAGACGAGTACCTACTAATAAGCGAGCATTCGATTATTTTACTTGTATTGAGTGGCCAGAGTAGCGGAAGATTAGAGGGTATCCGGAATCAACAAGCATTCTATTTACTCTGCCTCCGCTGCATTATTTATAGGCCAAACTTGCGCAGATTATACACGAAGCTCACCAGCAAATACCGACGTAGTATCCGGCTTTGAACGTCTTCGATATACGTATCGGTTGTGTTTCGGACCAGACTGCGATTTTGATTCAATAGATCAAATACCTGCAGGCGCAGTTCGCCCTGATCACCTTTAAAAAACTGCCGGGCCAGCGTTACATTCCAGAGCATAAACTGCTGATTATAGCCCACAGCCCAACCCGTTGTGGCTGTGTAAGTCACATCGCTGGTGAGCACGAAACGAAAAGGAAGTTTCCAGAATAAGTCGGCAGTGGCATACTGTGACCAGAAAGCCGTGTTCTGTTTTGGGGTCAGCGAATACGAAGCCGCTTGGTACGTTAGGTTACCACTGAGCCCGTATTCCAGATTACCGCTGAAATTAGATTGCAGGCGAAACCCCTGCCCCACGCTGACATTTTTTGTGTCATTACGTCGGTCATTCATGAAACTAACCGCCCGACTCAGCGCTACGCTGGTAATGAAGGTAAGGTCCAGTTGCGAGGGTTGAAGCATTCGCCCGATGGACATCGATCCATTGGCCGACCAAAAGCCGCCCACGTTTATGGGTTGCGTGGTCTGCACACCCGAAGGACTGATCGTTGTTGCCGTTGCAATCCGGTTGGCGCTCTGATTCAGGCTGGCAAAGGCCGTAAAACTTCTGGCCCCCAGGTCTTTTGACACATTGTAGGCCAGAATAACTGTGTGATAAAACTCGGGCGCCAGTTGTGGATTTCCAATTCGGCTATTTAGCGGATTTGTATTGTCGATTACGGGCTGCAACTGAGTGATCGAGGGGGTATTCAGGCGGGTTCGGTAGTGCAGGCGCAGGTTTCGATTGCCGGAAAAGGTGTAGCTGAACAGGGCGTTGGGCAACAGATTGACATATCGACGTCGCTGACTGGTATCCGCCGAACGATTATCGAGTTGCAGCTGCGACTGCTGAACGTCCAGGCCAAGGGCAAATTTATAGCGTAGTCGTTGGTTCTGATAGGTAGAACCCGCCCGGTGGTAGTCGAATGAGCTACTAAATTGGTTTGATAACAGAAAATTGACGCGGTCGTAAAGCCCGTTCGTTTCATTTCGGTCAGTAGCCACTCGATCAGCTCGGTTACTACTGGCCGAGTAAGCATACCGCAACTCCAGTTTTTGGGTGAACGACAACGGTTCGGTATACGACAGAGTCAGCGTGTT
It encodes:
- a CDS encoding glycoside hydrolase family 43 protein — its product is MRSVGLLMTGCLFLLFRLNAQPIGVSQIRKNVPLDSIRLSDPFILADKKTNSYYMTGTGGMLWKSPDLKLWEGPYLVAQTDPNSWMGPKPMIWAAELHSFNNKYYYFATFTNRAVKIDTVGKNVIERRASHVLVSDKPDGPYVPMLDATYLPAAKPTLDGTFWVDKDGKPYMVYCYEWLQNNNGTIEKIELKPDLSGSLGPGKLLFRASDSPWSREKDSTGHDRPNKVTDGPFLFLTKTGRLGMLWTSWIYDIYTQGVAYSKSGTLDGPWIQEQEPISPPNFGHGMLFRRLDGKLLMAVHSHKSEKGRTVRIPHLFEADLSGDKLIVGKQYVP